A window from Diachasmimorpha longicaudata isolate KC_UGA_2023 chromosome 5, iyDiaLong2, whole genome shotgun sequence encodes these proteins:
- the LOC135162917 gene encoding putative OPA3-like protein CG13603 gives MAVGVFPALKLGVLFMKQISKPLAKIIVTNAKNHPVFRNYFIIPPAQFYHWAEVKAKMYLMNLGKPTKVAKLNEQMAIELGASLMGEVIIFTVAGGCLILEYNRQVAKEARREADRQAQLQKFTDDISTLHTVSQQQAKQLEYLTNLLEEMARKTKQGINLDKLKLVGMSSATGDSSEYPNKHTRDSVSDNSSKSNNNHNVNDSDDMSVVHRAIIYYENDVKGKVS, from the exons ATGGCAGTTGGAGTATTCCCTGCTCTCAAATTGGGAGTTCTGTTTATGAAACAAATTAGTAAACCTCTTGCCAAAATCATTGTGACCAATGCCAAGAATCATCCGGttttcagaaattattttatcatccCACCTGCCCAAT TCTACCACTGGGCAGAGGTGAAAGCAAAGATGTACTTAATGAATTTGGGAAAACCCACAAAAGTTGCAAAGCTAAATGAGCAGATGGCTATCGAGCTTGGTGCAAGCCTGATGGGCGAAGTCATAATTTTCACAGTAGCCGGCGGTTGTCTCATCCTCGAGTACAACAGACAAGTAGCCAAAGAAGCCCGAAGAGAGGCCGATAGGCAAGCCCAACTCCAAAAATTTACCGACGACATCAGTACCCTTCACACCGTCTCTCAACAACAAGCAAAGCAACTGGAGTACCTGACAAATCTCCTTGAAGAGATGGCACGGAAGACAAAGCAGGGAATCAACCTTGACAAATTAAAGTTAGTAGGAATGTCTTCAGCTACCGGTGACTCTAGTGAATATCCGAACAAACATACCAGAGATTCTGTCAGTGATAATAGCAGCAAAAGTAACAATAATCATAATGTTAATGACAGTGATGATATGTCAGTTGTACATCGAGCGATAATTTATTATGAGAATGATGTTAAAGGAAAAGTCAGTTGA
- the LOC135162597 gene encoding metastasis-associated protein MTA3 isoform X1 encodes MPMPAEYHESHGNHESTNFGLAATAAAQDASNMTANMYRVGDYVYFETSSTSPYQIRRIEELNKTASGNVEAKVMCFFRRRDLPQTLIMLADKHQLASVEQQRSESPASTQSQKIENQDSTKEMTSKDGIGPKVMSKGAGKGGWLKAPLSEAHEPHGMEESVVGAGGVSELSTKQRHQMKHRELFLSRQVETMPATHIRGKCCVTLLNETESLLSYLNKDDSFFYCLVFDPAQRTLLADKGEIRVGSRYQADGIAPFPLTQCEREADPRRLQDLETLIWTPRHSLTDRQIDQFLVVSRSVGTFARALDCSSSVKQPSLHMSAAAASRDITLFHAMDTLHRHGYDLAKAMSSLVPLSGPVLCRDEMEEWSASEANLFEEALDKYGKDFSDIRRDFLPWKTLKNVIEYYYMWKTTDRYVQQKRVKAVEAESKLKQVYIPNYNKTPPAAPTGGATIIPLGNNNTNGKGVSILNGSSNGNITDTSGMLMVGVNGKPCESCQCSQSSQWYSWGPSHMQCRLCQSCWTYWKKYGGLKVPSRIDDSDSERKRSGGGSDEESKGMSGAHRPHRCSIPSCGKEFKLKAHLSRHYASAHGVDLRGSGASGGGSGSPRPVMKTRSAFYLRTSALAKAARRLCAVQLRTRHAARAPHQPVNAAPLRHLCASPQLTSKSSAELRILAKAVRPRPRPRVTDIATRLGDHPVPRQPGEWDWLVLTAPGMRKQPDVVAFPKPLKAADGSLLYDRVPNKPEVDRLPPTPPQPQPLPVVQPQQTILKRPRPPLEEINGSDGIALNAGLQGPPAKRAHHSQQLHPKHTMEHASPTTVPLAPPLNGRAVHPHSFPHGVPMSRSNARKQVISWMDAPDDVYFRASDQAKRLRRTLSSIELRRAARKPWRRLPVPVMHPLPQQRAPASRVEDPRMVVILD; translated from the exons ATGCCGATGCCGGCGGAATACCACGAGAGCCACGGGAACCACGAAAGTACAAATTTCGGGCTCGCGGCCACTGCTGCTGCACAGGACGCCAGCAACATGACGGCCAACATGTACCGAGTGGGAG ATTATGTGTACTTCGAGACATCATCCACGTCTCCTTATCAAATACGAAGGATAGAAGAATTAAATAAA ACGGCGAGTGGTAATGTTGAGGCAAAAGTAATGTGTTTCTTCAGGCGAAGGGATTTACCGCAGACTTTGATTATGCTAGCTGATAAACATCAGT TGGCAAGCGTGGAGCAGCAGAGGTCAGAATCTCCTGCAAGCACGCAGAGTCAGAAAATCGAGAATCAAGATTCGACTAAGGAAATGACTAGTAAAGATGGGATTGGTCCGAAAGTGATGAGCAAAGGGGCTGGGAAAGGTGGATGGCTCAAAGCCCCACTATCAGAGGCCCACGAGCCCCATG GGATGGAGGAAAGTGTCGTAGGTGCTGGTGGAGTGTCCGAACTAAGTACAAAGCAACGGCATCAGATGAAACACAGAGAGCTTTTTCTGTCTCGTCAAGTTGAAACTATGCCTGCCACTCACATCAGAGGAAAATGCTGTGTTACTCTACTCAATGAGACAGAGTCACTCCTCAGTTATTTGAACAAAGACGATTCGTTCTTCTATTGTCTTGTTTTTGATCCTGCTCAGCGTACACTACTTGCTGATAAAG GTGAAATCCGCGTAGGCAGTAGATATCAAGCCGATGGTATCGCACCATTCCCTCTAACCCAGTGCGAACGCGAGGCCGATCCTCGTCGCCTCCAAGACTTGGAAACACTTATTTGGACACCTCGACACTCCCTGACTGATCGTCAGATTGACCAATTTCTAGTCGTCTCCAGATCAGTTGGCACATTTGCACGTGCCTTGGACTGTTCCTCGTCAGTGAAACAGCCTTCCCTCCATATGTCGGCAGCGGCAGCCTCCAGAGACATCACCTTGTTTCACGCAATGGACACACTTCATCGACATGGCTACGATCTTGCCAAAGCTATGTCCTCTTTGGTTCCACTCTCTGGTCCAGTCCTCTGCCGAGACGAAATGGAGGAATGGAGTGCTTCAGAAGCAAATCTCTTTGAGGAAGCTCTCGACAAATATGGCAAAGACTTCTCAGACATTCGTCGGGATTTCCTTCCCtggaaaacattaaaaaatgttattgagTACTATTATATGTGGAAAACGACTGATCGTTATGTGCAGCAAAAGCGAGTGAAAGCAGTTGAAGCTGAGAGCAAATTGAAGCAAGTTTACATCCCGAATTACAATAAGACACCTCCAGCTGCTCCCACAGGTGGAGCAACAATAATACCTTTAGGTAACAACAATACTAACGGAAAAGGCGTTAGCATCTTAAATGGCAGCAGTAATGGCAACATCACTGACACAAGCGGAATGTTAATG GTTGGAGTTAATGGTAAGCCTTGTGAGAGCTGTCAGTGTAGTCAAAGTTCTCAGTGGTACTCCTGGGGTCCATCACACATGCAGTGTAGACTCTGTCAATCTTGCTGGACTTActggaaaaaatatggaggacTCAAAGTACCTTCGAGAATCGATGATTCAGATTCAGAACGTAAAAGAAGTGGAGGAGGCTCTGATGAGGAAAGTAAAGGAATGAGTGGAGCTCATAGGCCTCATCGTTGTTCGATTCCCTCTTGTGGAAAAGAATTCAAATTAAAGGCTCATCTCAGTCGTCATTATGCATCTGCTCATGGGGTAGATTTACGAGGAAGTGGAGCTAGTGGTGGAGGAAGTGGATCACCTAGGCCCGTTATGAAGACAAGATCAGCTTTTTATCTTCGTACGTCTGCATTAGCTAAAGCTGCCAGACGTCTTTGTGCTGTACAACTCAGAACTCGGCATGCTGCAAGAGCTCCCCATCAACCAGTTAACGCAGCACCATTGAGACATCTCTGTGCATCACCACAATTAACGAGTAAAAGTTCAGCTGAGCTGAGGATTTTGGCGAAAGCAGTGAGACCGAGGCCACGTCCCAGAGTTACAGATATTGCGACGAGGTTGGGTGATCATCCAGTGCCCCGGCAACCTGGCGAGTGGGATTGGCTGGTGCTTACTGCCCCGGGAATGAGAAAGCAGCCGGATGTAGTGGCGTTCCCGAAACCCCTCAAAGCTGCAG ATGGTAGTTTGTTATACGACAGAGTGCCAAATAAGCCAGAGGTAGACAGATTGCCACCAACTCCACCACAGCCTCAGCCGCTACCAGTAGTCCAGCCCCAACAAACGATATTAAAGCGGCCAAGGCCGCCATTGGAAGAAATCAATGGATCAGATG GCATTGCTCTGAATGCGGGGCTTCAAGGTCCaccagcaaaacgcgcccatCATTCGCAACAGTTACATCCAAAACACACGATGGAACACGCATCACCAACAACTGTGCCCCTAGCACCACCACTGAATGGTAGAGCGGTACATCCTCATTCATTTCCTCATGGGGTACCAATGTCCAGAAGCAATGCACGTAAACAGGTCATTTCGTGGATGGATGCACCCGACGACGTTTATTTCCGTGCTTCAGATCAGGCAAA GAGACTGCGGAGGACCTTATCCTCGATAGAATTGAGAAGAGCAGCCCGCAAACCCTGGCGTAGATTGCCCGTACCGGTTATGCATCCACTTCCCCAACAACGAGCTCCGGCCTCTCGTGTAGAAGATCCACGAATGGTCGTAATTCTCGACTGA
- the LOC135162597 gene encoding metastasis-associated protein MTA3 isoform X2, producing the protein MPMPAEYHESHGNHESTNFGLAATAAAQDASNMTANMYRVGDYVYFETSSTSPYQIRRIEELNKTASGNVEAKVMCFFRRRDLPQTLIMLADKHQWMEESVVGAGGVSELSTKQRHQMKHRELFLSRQVETMPATHIRGKCCVTLLNETESLLSYLNKDDSFFYCLVFDPAQRTLLADKGEIRVGSRYQADGIAPFPLTQCEREADPRRLQDLETLIWTPRHSLTDRQIDQFLVVSRSVGTFARALDCSSSVKQPSLHMSAAAASRDITLFHAMDTLHRHGYDLAKAMSSLVPLSGPVLCRDEMEEWSASEANLFEEALDKYGKDFSDIRRDFLPWKTLKNVIEYYYMWKTTDRYVQQKRVKAVEAESKLKQVYIPNYNKTPPAAPTGGATIIPLGNNNTNGKGVSILNGSSNGNITDTSGMLMVGVNGKPCESCQCSQSSQWYSWGPSHMQCRLCQSCWTYWKKYGGLKVPSRIDDSDSERKRSGGGSDEESKGMSGAHRPHRCSIPSCGKEFKLKAHLSRHYASAHGVDLRGSGASGGGSGSPRPVMKTRSAFYLRTSALAKAARRLCAVQLRTRHAARAPHQPVNAAPLRHLCASPQLTSKSSAELRILAKAVRPRPRPRVTDIATRLGDHPVPRQPGEWDWLVLTAPGMRKQPDVVAFPKPLKAADGSLLYDRVPNKPEVDRLPPTPPQPQPLPVVQPQQTILKRPRPPLEEINGSDGIALNAGLQGPPAKRAHHSQQLHPKHTMEHASPTTVPLAPPLNGRAVHPHSFPHGVPMSRSNARKQVISWMDAPDDVYFRASDQAKRLRRTLSSIELRRAARKPWRRLPVPVMHPLPQQRAPASRVEDPRMVVILD; encoded by the exons ATGCCGATGCCGGCGGAATACCACGAGAGCCACGGGAACCACGAAAGTACAAATTTCGGGCTCGCGGCCACTGCTGCTGCACAGGACGCCAGCAACATGACGGCCAACATGTACCGAGTGGGAG ATTATGTGTACTTCGAGACATCATCCACGTCTCCTTATCAAATACGAAGGATAGAAGAATTAAATAAA ACGGCGAGTGGTAATGTTGAGGCAAAAGTAATGTGTTTCTTCAGGCGAAGGGATTTACCGCAGACTTTGATTATGCTAGCTGATAAACATCAGT GGATGGAGGAAAGTGTCGTAGGTGCTGGTGGAGTGTCCGAACTAAGTACAAAGCAACGGCATCAGATGAAACACAGAGAGCTTTTTCTGTCTCGTCAAGTTGAAACTATGCCTGCCACTCACATCAGAGGAAAATGCTGTGTTACTCTACTCAATGAGACAGAGTCACTCCTCAGTTATTTGAACAAAGACGATTCGTTCTTCTATTGTCTTGTTTTTGATCCTGCTCAGCGTACACTACTTGCTGATAAAG GTGAAATCCGCGTAGGCAGTAGATATCAAGCCGATGGTATCGCACCATTCCCTCTAACCCAGTGCGAACGCGAGGCCGATCCTCGTCGCCTCCAAGACTTGGAAACACTTATTTGGACACCTCGACACTCCCTGACTGATCGTCAGATTGACCAATTTCTAGTCGTCTCCAGATCAGTTGGCACATTTGCACGTGCCTTGGACTGTTCCTCGTCAGTGAAACAGCCTTCCCTCCATATGTCGGCAGCGGCAGCCTCCAGAGACATCACCTTGTTTCACGCAATGGACACACTTCATCGACATGGCTACGATCTTGCCAAAGCTATGTCCTCTTTGGTTCCACTCTCTGGTCCAGTCCTCTGCCGAGACGAAATGGAGGAATGGAGTGCTTCAGAAGCAAATCTCTTTGAGGAAGCTCTCGACAAATATGGCAAAGACTTCTCAGACATTCGTCGGGATTTCCTTCCCtggaaaacattaaaaaatgttattgagTACTATTATATGTGGAAAACGACTGATCGTTATGTGCAGCAAAAGCGAGTGAAAGCAGTTGAAGCTGAGAGCAAATTGAAGCAAGTTTACATCCCGAATTACAATAAGACACCTCCAGCTGCTCCCACAGGTGGAGCAACAATAATACCTTTAGGTAACAACAATACTAACGGAAAAGGCGTTAGCATCTTAAATGGCAGCAGTAATGGCAACATCACTGACACAAGCGGAATGTTAATG GTTGGAGTTAATGGTAAGCCTTGTGAGAGCTGTCAGTGTAGTCAAAGTTCTCAGTGGTACTCCTGGGGTCCATCACACATGCAGTGTAGACTCTGTCAATCTTGCTGGACTTActggaaaaaatatggaggacTCAAAGTACCTTCGAGAATCGATGATTCAGATTCAGAACGTAAAAGAAGTGGAGGAGGCTCTGATGAGGAAAGTAAAGGAATGAGTGGAGCTCATAGGCCTCATCGTTGTTCGATTCCCTCTTGTGGAAAAGAATTCAAATTAAAGGCTCATCTCAGTCGTCATTATGCATCTGCTCATGGGGTAGATTTACGAGGAAGTGGAGCTAGTGGTGGAGGAAGTGGATCACCTAGGCCCGTTATGAAGACAAGATCAGCTTTTTATCTTCGTACGTCTGCATTAGCTAAAGCTGCCAGACGTCTTTGTGCTGTACAACTCAGAACTCGGCATGCTGCAAGAGCTCCCCATCAACCAGTTAACGCAGCACCATTGAGACATCTCTGTGCATCACCACAATTAACGAGTAAAAGTTCAGCTGAGCTGAGGATTTTGGCGAAAGCAGTGAGACCGAGGCCACGTCCCAGAGTTACAGATATTGCGACGAGGTTGGGTGATCATCCAGTGCCCCGGCAACCTGGCGAGTGGGATTGGCTGGTGCTTACTGCCCCGGGAATGAGAAAGCAGCCGGATGTAGTGGCGTTCCCGAAACCCCTCAAAGCTGCAG ATGGTAGTTTGTTATACGACAGAGTGCCAAATAAGCCAGAGGTAGACAGATTGCCACCAACTCCACCACAGCCTCAGCCGCTACCAGTAGTCCAGCCCCAACAAACGATATTAAAGCGGCCAAGGCCGCCATTGGAAGAAATCAATGGATCAGATG GCATTGCTCTGAATGCGGGGCTTCAAGGTCCaccagcaaaacgcgcccatCATTCGCAACAGTTACATCCAAAACACACGATGGAACACGCATCACCAACAACTGTGCCCCTAGCACCACCACTGAATGGTAGAGCGGTACATCCTCATTCATTTCCTCATGGGGTACCAATGTCCAGAAGCAATGCACGTAAACAGGTCATTTCGTGGATGGATGCACCCGACGACGTTTATTTCCGTGCTTCAGATCAGGCAAA GAGACTGCGGAGGACCTTATCCTCGATAGAATTGAGAAGAGCAGCCCGCAAACCCTGGCGTAGATTGCCCGTACCGGTTATGCATCCACTTCCCCAACAACGAGCTCCGGCCTCTCGTGTAGAAGATCCACGAATGGTCGTAATTCTCGACTGA
- the LOC135162605 gene encoding stress-associated endoplasmic reticulum protein 2 gives MAPKQRMRIANEKATKNITLRGNVPKSSKSTEEGSPVGPWLLALFIFVVCGSAVFQIIQSIRMA, from the exons ATGGCACCAAAGCAGAGAATGCGTATTGCCAATGAGAAGGCAACCAAAAATATAACATTGAGGGGAAATGTACCAAAGTCATCG AAATCGACAGAAGAAGGATCCCCAGTTGGACCCTGGCTCCTGGCTTTATTCATATTTGTTGTTTGTGGATCAG CTGTTTTCCAAATAATCCAAAGTATTCGGATGGCGTAG
- the LOC135162602 gene encoding uncharacterized protein LOC135162602, whose product MAGKVRVHFLGIILGIVFRAAQGQLLTKEHRTHAATERANDLWCYQCDTMEDGEKCVDLTGNHTSLMKKCKDDKRICIVKRFSFTTSTENSTSEPMMWAIERNCTNKCEPGCIVIGERTKLYACTACCEKSLCNTGKGTAAEMSTREIGFVLGLLLQALLTITLYPA is encoded by the exons ATGGCAGGGAAGGTTAGAGTTCACTTTTTGGGAATTATCCTGGGGATTGTCTTCCGTGCAGCACAAg gtCAATTACTAACTAAGGAACATCGCACACATGCAGCTACTGAGCGAGCCAACGATTTATGGTGTTATCAGTGTGATACGATGGAGGATGGAGAAAAATGTGTAGATTTGACTGGTAATCACACATCGTTGATGAAGAAGTGTAAAGATGACAAACGAATTTGCATT GTGAAACGATTCTCGTTCACCACAAGTACAGAAAACTCGACATCAGAACCCATGATGTGGGCGATAGAACGAAACTGCACAAACAAATGTGAACCTGGTTGTATAGTGATTGGAGAAAGAACGAAGCTCTATGCTTGTACAGCATGTTGTGAGAAGTCTCTCTGTAACACTGGAAAAGGTACAGCTGCGGAAATGAGTACGAGGGAAATCGGTTTCGTACTCGGTCTGCTACTCCAAGCACTTCTCACCATTACACTGTACCCAGCGTGA